The Nocardioides sp. S-1144 genome includes a region encoding these proteins:
- a CDS encoding GtrA family protein, which translates to MTDPWRRRLGEVARFFVVAQAATWVSFVLFNVLLHGMFVGDALLEDQAIPAYVLANCVGMVISFHGSRGWVFPHRPPRQADGGLTAYVVINLAAMVLPVGCLYLSREVLGLDSALADNLSANGIGLVLAFGARFLLFKRFVFPLPAESTPDAVATR; encoded by the coding sequence GTGACCGACCCCTGGAGACGCCGTCTCGGTGAGGTCGCGCGGTTCTTCGTCGTCGCCCAGGCGGCCACCTGGGTCTCGTTCGTGCTGTTCAACGTGCTGCTGCACGGGATGTTCGTCGGCGACGCGCTGCTGGAGGACCAGGCCATCCCGGCCTACGTGCTGGCCAACTGCGTCGGCATGGTCATCAGCTTCCACGGCTCGCGCGGCTGGGTCTTCCCGCACCGACCCCCGCGCCAGGCCGACGGCGGCCTGACGGCGTACGTGGTCATCAACCTGGCCGCGATGGTGCTGCCGGTCGGCTGCCTCTACCTCAGCCGCGAGGTCCTCGGCCTCGACAGCGCGCTGGCCGACAACCTGTCCGCGAACGGCATCGGGCTGGTGCTGGCCTTCGGGGCCCGGTTCCTGCTGTTCAAGCGGTTCGTCTTCCCGCTCCCGGCCGAGTCGACGCCCGACGCCGTCGCCACCCGCTGA
- a CDS encoding acyl-CoA dehydrogenase family protein, with translation MTFELTREHEEFRRSVREFAEAEIAPHAARWDRDHHFPVDVVQKMGRLGLFGLTAPEEFGGAGDDGDFTSLCVAIEELGRVDQSMGITLQAGVGLGINPILTYGTAEQKERWLPALVAGDALAGFGLTEPGAGSDAGATATRAELVGDEWVVNGAKQFITNSGSDITSLVTVTARTGTRDDGRPEISAITVPSGTPGFVAEKAYDKLGWHASDTHPLSFDDCHVPADALLGERGRGYAQFLATLDDGRVAISALSVGCLQACLDMVVQYAGERQTFGGPIGRKQGVAFQIADLEVMLQASRLLTYKAAALKDAGAPYRQFKQAAAVAKVYSTESAVTGTRIATQVFGGYGFMEEYPVARFYRDAKVLEIGEGTSEVQRMLIARGLGLPVE, from the coding sequence ATGACGTTCGAGCTGACCCGTGAGCACGAAGAGTTCCGACGCAGCGTCCGCGAGTTCGCGGAGGCCGAGATCGCGCCGCACGCGGCGCGGTGGGACCGCGACCACCACTTCCCGGTCGACGTGGTGCAGAAGATGGGCCGGCTCGGGCTCTTCGGCCTGACCGCCCCCGAGGAGTTCGGCGGCGCCGGCGACGACGGCGACTTCACCAGCCTGTGCGTGGCGATCGAGGAGCTCGGCCGGGTCGACCAGTCGATGGGCATCACGCTCCAGGCGGGCGTCGGCCTGGGCATCAACCCGATCCTCACCTACGGCACCGCCGAGCAGAAGGAGCGCTGGCTGCCCGCCCTCGTGGCCGGCGACGCGCTGGCCGGCTTCGGCCTCACCGAGCCCGGTGCCGGCTCCGACGCCGGCGCCACCGCCACCCGGGCCGAGCTGGTCGGCGACGAGTGGGTCGTCAACGGCGCCAAGCAGTTCATCACCAACTCCGGCTCCGACATCACCAGCCTGGTCACCGTCACCGCCCGCACCGGCACCCGCGACGACGGCCGCCCGGAGATCAGCGCCATCACGGTGCCGAGCGGCACGCCCGGCTTCGTCGCCGAGAAGGCCTACGACAAGCTCGGCTGGCACGCCTCGGACACCCACCCGCTCAGCTTCGACGACTGCCACGTCCCGGCCGACGCGCTGCTCGGCGAGCGCGGCCGCGGCTACGCCCAGTTCCTCGCCACCCTCGACGACGGCCGCGTGGCCATCTCCGCGCTCAGCGTCGGCTGCCTCCAGGCCTGCCTCGACATGGTCGTCCAGTACGCCGGCGAGCGGCAGACCTTCGGCGGCCCGATCGGTCGCAAGCAGGGTGTCGCCTTCCAGATCGCCGACCTCGAGGTGATGCTGCAGGCCTCCCGGCTGCTCACCTACAAGGCGGCCGCCCTCAAGGACGCCGGAGCGCCCTACCGGCAGTTCAAGCAGGCCGCCGCGGTCGCCAAGGTCTACTCGACCGAGTCCGCGGTCACCGGCACCCGGATCGCCACCCAGGTCTTCGGCGGCTACGGCTTCATGGAGGAGTACCCCGTCGCCCGCTTCTACCGCGACGCGAAGGTGCTCGAGATCGGTGAGGGCACCTCGGAGGTGCAGCGGATGCTGATCGCGCGCGGACTCGGCCTGCCGGTCGAGTGA